The Humulus lupulus chromosome 3, drHumLupu1.1, whole genome shotgun sequence genome window below encodes:
- the LOC133822644 gene encoding S-adenosylmethionine synthase, which produces METFLFTSESVNEGHPDKLCDQISDAVLDACLAQDADSKVACETCTKTNMVMVFGEITTKANVDYEKIVRDTCREIGFVSDNVGLDADKCKVLVNIEQQSPDIAQGVHGHLTKRPEEIGAGDQGHMFGYATDETPELMPLSHVLATKLGARLTEVRKDGTCAWLRPDGKTQVTIEYYNDNGAMVPVRVHTVLISTQHDETVTNDEIAADLKKHVIKPVIPEKYLDEKTIFHLNPSGRFVIGGPHGDAGLTGRKIIIDTYGGWGAHGGGAFSGKDPTKVDRSGAYIVRQAAKSIVANGLARRCIVQVSYAIGVPEPLSVFVDSYGTGKIPDKEILKIVKENFDFRPGMISINLDLKRGNNGRFLKTAAYGHFGRDDPDFTWEVVKPLKSDKVQV; this is translated from the coding sequence ATGGAGACCTTCTTGTTCACATCCGAATCAGTAAACGAGGGTCACCCCGACAAGCTCTGCGACCAGATCTCAGATGCGGTGCTCGACGCTTGTCTGGCTCAGGACGCCGACAGCAAGGTGGCTTGCGAGACCTGCACCAAGACCAACATGGTCATGGTTTTCGGTGAGATCACAACCAAAGCTAACGTCGACTACGAGAAGATCGTCCGTGACACCTGCCGTGAAATTGGATTCGTCTCCGACAATGTTGGTCTCGACGCCGACAAGTGCAAGGTCCTTGTCAACATTGAGCAGCAGAGTCCCGACATCGCCCAGGGTGTTCATGGCCATCTCACTAAGCGTCCTGAGGAAATTGGTGCTGGTGACCAGGGTCACATGTTTGGCTATGCCACTGATGAGACCCCTGAGTTGATGCCTCTCAGCCATGTTCTCGCCACCAAGCTCGGTGCCCGACTCACCGAGGTTCGTAAGGATGGTACTTGCGCTTGGCTCAGACCAGATGGCAAGACCCAAGTCACAATTGAGTATTACAATGACAACGGTGCTATGGTCCCTGTTCGTGTTCACACTGTTCTTATTTCGACTCAGCACGATGAGACTGTCACCAATGATGAAATTGCTGCTGATCTTAAAAAGCATGTCATCAAGCCAGTGATCCCAGAAAAGTACTTGGACGAGAAGACCATCTTTCACCTCAACCCATCTGGCCGTTTTGTCATTGGAGGCCCCCATGGTGACGCTGGCTTAACAGGGCGTAAGATCATCATTGACACCTATGGTGGGTGGGGAGCTCACGGAGGTGGTGCTTTCTCCGGAAAGGACCCAACCAAGGTTGACAGGAGTGGTGCCTACATTGTTAGGCAGGCTGCCAAGAGCATTGTGGCCAATGGACTTGCTAGAAGGTGCATTGTGCAAGTCTCATACGCCATTGGTGTCCCTGAGCCCTTATCCGTTTTCGTCGACAGCTATGGCACTGGCAAGATTCCTGACAAGGAGATCCTCAAGATTGTGAAGGAGAACTTTGATTTCAGGCCCGGCATGATTTCCATTAACTTGGATCTTAAGAGGGGTAACAATGGCAGGTTCTTAAAGACCGCTGCCTATGGTCATTTTGGAAGGGATGACCCTGACTTCACATGGGAGGTGGTGAAGCCCCTCAAGAGTGACAAGGTTCAAGTTTGA